In Humulus lupulus chromosome 7, drHumLupu1.1, whole genome shotgun sequence, the following are encoded in one genomic region:
- the LOC133791305 gene encoding uncharacterized protein LOC133791305: MSSNSSIVSNTVPQFIDSQQTTPPDLQVNSTRNPQNAEEETNISNNVIFHKNKIFVGGLPHQIEEIELKSYFSTYGKVMHTKIMRDVLSGRGRGFGFITFHEEEVVENVLKTTFHNLKNKRVEVKRAVVEQTRVAQPKTYTNSNYSTFNNDSSSNNNYYNTFNNNNNITTDPNVEKMMTKKTPAPMEVSVLPEPIHLEKDPMATLPQYKAGTFNNINPNVGQPSSTRKRKV; encoded by the exons ATGTCATCCAATAGTTCTATTGTTTCCAATACTGTTCCTCAATTCATTGATTCTCAACAAACTACTCCCCCTGATCTCCAGGTTAATTCCACTCGTAATCCACAG AATGCGGAAGAGGAAACCAATATCAGCAACAATGTTATTTTCCACAAGAATAAGATTTTTGTTGGAGGTCTTCCCCACCAAATTGAGGAAATAGAACTAAAATCATATTTTAGCACATATGGTAAAGTGATGCACACCAAAATTATGCGTGATGTATTAAGCGGAAGAGGCAGGGGTTTCGGATTCATTACCTTTCATGAGGAAGAAGTTGTGGAAAATGTATTAAAAACCACATTTCATAACCTCAAGAACAAGCGTGTGGAGGTTAAAAGGGCCGTCGTGGAGCAAACACGTGTTGCACAACCCAAAACCTATACCAACAGCAACTACTCCACATTCAACAACGATAGTAGCAGCAACAACAACTATTACAACAcattcaacaacaacaacaacatcac TACAGACCCAAATGTTGAGAAGATGATGACGAAGAAGACTCCAGCTCCCATGGAAGTTTCAGTACTGCCAGAGCCTATACATTTAGAGAAGGATCCCATGGCTACTTTGCCACAATATAAAGCAGGAACTTTCAATAATATAAACCCAAATGTTGGTCAACCAAGCTCTACTCGGAAGCGAAAGGTTTAG
- the LOC133789403 gene encoding uncharacterized protein LOC133789403, with protein sequence MVPPYGIKGNKMKKSERYDKEKEEDGSFEIEYGIPNPPQQSQQSKPKPQAGVIFVLERASLEVGKVGKTYQLLNSDNHSNFLRNNGKNESDYRPDIVHQALLAILDSPLNKAGRLKGLYVRTEKGVLIEVKPRTHLPRTLKRFYGLMSQLLQRLSIKNEKTHAKLLRVIKNPVTQYLPINSHKIGFSFSSEKLIKMKDYVHNFESDRDIVFVVGAMAHGKIEPDYADDFIAVSNYPLSAARCTTMICQSLEEKWNII encoded by the exons ATGGTACCACCTTATGGTATTAAGGGTAATAAGATGAAGAAATCTGAGAGATatgataaagaaaaagaagaagatggtTCATTTGAGATTGAATATGGAATTCCAAATCCACCTCAACAATCTCAACAATCAAAGCCCAAACCACAAGCTGGTGTTATATTTGTCCTTGAGAGAGCTTCTTTGGAAGTTGGCAAAGTTGGAAAG ACTTATCAGCTTTTAAACTCTGACAATCACTCAAACTTTTTAAGGAACAATGGCAAAAACGAAAGTGATTACCGACCTGATATTGTCCATCag GCCCTTTTGGCCATCTTAGATAGTCCACTTAACAAAGCTGGAAGGTTAAAAGGATTGTACGTAAGAACTGAGAAAGGGGTTTTAATTGAAGTGAAACCTCGAACTCATTTGCCAAGAACATTGAAACGTTTTTATGGTCTCATGT CGCAACTGTTACAAAGGCTAAGTATAAAGAATGAAAAAACTCATGCAAAACTTCTGCGTGTAATCAAAAATCCTGTAACTCAGTATTTACCTATCAATTCTCATAAAATCG GGTTCTCTTTTAGCTCGGAAAAGTTGATAAAAATGAAAGATTACGTCCATAACTTTGAAAGTGATAGAGACATCGTTTTTGTG GTTGGTGCAATGGCTCATGGAAAGATTGAGCCGGACTATGCCGATGATTTTATAGCTG tTTCTAATTATCCGCTGAGCGCTGCACGTTGTACCACAATGATTTGTCAGTCGCTAGAGGAAAAGTGGAACATAATTTGA
- the LOC133789402 gene encoding GDT1-like protein 4 has protein sequence MLAIITEISLVLQLQSFILTFLAEWGDRSQIATIALATHKNAIGVAIGATLGHTICTSVAVVGGSMLASKISQGTVATVGGLLFLGFSLSSYFYPPL, from the exons ATGCTAGCCATCATAACTGAAATTTCCCTGGTTTTACAATTGCAGTCATTTATCCTAACTTTTCTTGCGGAGTGGGGTGATCGAAGCCAGATAGCAACAATTGCA TTGGCTACACACAAAAATGCAATCGGAGTAGCTATAGGAGCAACATTAGGACACACCATCTGCACATCAGTTGCTGTGGTTGGTGGGAGCATGTTGGCGTCGAAAATCTCCCAAGGCACAGTCGCTACCGTTGGAGGCTTGCTCTTCCTCGGCTTTTCCTTGTCCTCGTATTTCTATCCTCCTCTGTGA